The nucleotide window CGGAAGCGCCGCCCTGACGGGCAGCGCATTGCGCGTTCATCTTTGTACCACGAAAGCGCCCCGATCCTTACAGCGCATTATCGGGTGAAATTGGCGTCATTCCGGTCGTGTTCGCCGACTGTGACGTGGCCAGCAAGGCCGCCGTATCGGCAGGTGTGAGCGGCAGCCGGGCCAGCCAGAACCACGGCAGCGTCTGCGCAAGCAAACCCGAGAGCCCCGCTGTGCCTTGTATCGCGGGGCTGGCCAGCCAGCCGGCCAAGGCCCCTGCCAAGGTCTCGACATCACAGGCAGGGTCGGCGAGGTTCGCACGCAAGCCCCAGCTTTGCGGAAGCTCACGCCATACGCGCTCGTGGCTCATAGCATCGTTGAACGCCGCCAGTGCGTAGTGCTTGAGCAAGTCGGCCGTCTGCTCCGGCATCTTCTTCGCCAAACGCGCGCTTTCGGGGGGCTCGTGCGCGCCTGCGTGGCGCGTCGCCTGACATTCCGGCTGTACGGCCAGCCACGTCAACCCGGCTGCGACCGCCAGTAATCTCGTGCGTTGCGTCGCTTGTATGGCCTGCCGGGAGGATGTGCCAGCTACCTCGGTCTGCGGCGGCGTCAGCGTGACCGCCCGGAATACGTCATCGATATCGAGATGTGCGAGGGGTCGCAATCGCTCACTGTCCGGCCGTGCGGCATTCCCGACCAGCGCATCGACGCGATCCGACGTCGACAACGCCACGGATGGCAGCGGCGCGCCCGGCACGGTATCGCTATGGAGAATGGCATTCGCGGCATCACCGCCCGCATCGCCAAGCCACCTGCCGAGCAAGCGGACGAAGGCCGACAACGTACGCTCCGTCGGCCAGATGTCACGGAAACATCCAAAGTCGCGGATCAGCGTATGGAGTTGCGACATATCACCCGGTGCATACGGGCCGTCCACGTTACCCATGTCTGCCACGCCGTCCGCCCCGTTCTCGCACGTCGCCACCCGAACGCCCAGCCACTGCCAGCCGGTCGACGCGCCTCGCACCACAGGTTCAGATGCTGTCGCGTGCGCGGTATTCGACACCGTCGACGCCGTCTGCGCCGCGGGTTCGCCGTCGCGGGCGTCACCCTCGAGCCCCACCGCCAGAAGCTGCTGCGGCACACGCATGCCAACACGGCCATCGGCACTGATCAGCACGAAGGACTTCGGTCCGAAGGCATCCGTGCCGTCGACGGACAACGCACTGTGCAGATGCGCCGGCAACGCGTCGTGCCACGCCTTGCGCAACGCCTGCGTCTCAGCATCTGCGACACCCCCAACGCCCGCCTGCGCCCAGTAAAGCGTCTGGCAAACCGCGCCGGCGAACGGCCAGACGGCTTCGGGGGGATGCGTCAGACAATGCGCCAGCAACGCCTGAAGCAATGCGGGCAACACCCAGGCCGCGTGCACCCGGTTCAACGGTGTCGCGGTCAGGTCATCAATGGCCCGTGTGAGCCACTGCGCGCGCAAGTGCGCAAAACCATCGAGCTCGCCCACACCGCCGAGTGCAGGCTCTGCGGCCAGCAGCCGACCCAACCATTCACTGTGTTGCACATCGATGCGCAGACGCGCCAACGACGGCACTGACGGTGAGGCCTCACCGATCCATGACGGCATGACGCCCGAGCGACCCGCCAGCGCACGCAACACCTGCCCGAAGACATCGGCACGCAGCGCTGGCTGGTCGAACGGCAACGTCATCCACGACTGCACAACCTCGTCGAGCGCCCCGGGTGAGAGCGCGCGCAACCAATCGGCGTCGAGCCGTATGCGCGCCCCTTGCCACTGCGTGCCACCCAACTGGCAACCGGGGCCGACGCGCAGATCGTTCAGGCTTGCACCGCCGAAATGCGCGTCTCGCAAATCACACGCGAAAAACAACACGCCATCGAGCTTCGCCTCCCGCGCATTCAAGCGAGTGAGTTCGCAGTGCCGGAACGCCGCGCGGCGCAAATCTGCCCCCGCCACGCAGCCCCTCGCCATCGTCACTTCGTCCCATTGAGACTTCGCCGCGCTCGCGCCCGTCAAGCGTATGCCGGTGGCATGGCAGTCGTAAAAACTCGCGCGCCGCAACTGGGTGCGCTGCAACGACGCATCGTCGAGCCGGTTGTGTGCGAACGCTACTGCATCGCATCCGGCGTCGCTGAAGTCCGCCCCCGTCAATGCCGCGAAGCGGAAATCGGCGCCTTGTGCACGGACCTTCGACAGTCGCGCACCACTGAGGTCTGCTGCCCGAAAAGTGGCCTCGCGTAAATCAGCCCCTTCGAAATCGGCACCGACGTTGCGCGTACGGTCGAGCGTTGCGCCGTTAAGCGATGCGCCACCCCACTGCACGCCGTCGAAGCAACCATGACTCAGCTGCGCCCCGGCGGCCTGCACGCCGCGCAAGTCAGCCATCGGCACCGAGAGGTCGGGCAAGTTGGCGTTGCGCAGGTCGGTCATCGTCAGCGCAACGCCCATCACCGCAGCCGGCCATTCGCGCACCGGCGTGTGACGGCAACGCGACACGTCGAATCCGTCGGCGTCTGCCAGGGCCACCCAGTGCCACTGCGTTGGCCGGGTTGCCGCCGTCGCAGCGGCGGCGTGAGTCGATGCCTGCGCCTGAGCCTGAGACTCGCAACACCACTGCTTCAGTGCACGCAGCGCACCGGTAACGTTGCCGTCAGGTGACAAATGGGCGAAGCGCAAACGCCATGCGCGCGCCAACGCCTGCTCGTCAAATGGCAAGGCGGCCTGCGATGCCCGGCCCGTCAAAGCGGGTTCGGCGTGTCGATCCGAGCGATCCGAAGCAGCGTGCCGCGTCGATGTCCCGGCGTCCGGGCCAAGCACATGGACCAGCCACGCCACCTGTTGCCCAATCGTGCGGCGCTCGTCTTTGTCTGCGCACAGAATTAACCGCCGTAACGCTTCCGGAGGCGCTGCGCTTCGTTGCTCAAGATCGTGGTAGGACACCGCGCCCTCTGCCGGCATGCACTCGGACGGGCGGACACTCGGGTAACGCTGAGTGGGGGCTGATGCGTTTGAGAACAGGACCATGTGTGGCTCCTTGTCGCGCACGCTCATGCGTGACGCGAACAAAAAGCGACCATGGTGCCGAAGGAAACCGGACCAGCGCGTTGGGTAAATTCCGAATTAGTACGCCGGCACGTGAGGGGCATCCTTGGCGTTACGGCGTGGGATACCGTCAACGAGAAGTGCGGCGTTGCGCCGCAAACGCCACAAAAAAATCGGGCGGCACCGAGTCGAAACCCGTTGTGCCGCCCGGTATCACGCTGGACTGCCCAGTGCTGCCCGCGCCACCGAAGTCGGTCGCGCTACCAGCGCATCGGCATCAGCCGAGGCAGAGATTGAGCGCGTCGCGCCAGTCGGGTGCGCGTACGCCAAACGTGCGAGCGAGCTTGTCATTGTCGAGTACCGAATACGCCGGGCGCTTGGCCGGCAACGGATACGCCGAAGTGGGAATCGGCACAACGTTCGGACGCTTCTCCGCCGCGCTCAGATCGAGAATGGCCTCGGTGAAACCGTGCCACGTCGTCTGACCTGCCGCCGTCAGGTGGTAGACGCCACTGCGCTCATGCCAGAAGTCAGCGTCGAAGCCCTGCTCGTTCGACCCTTGTGCCAGCGTCTGCGCGGTCAACTCGGCAATCGTGCGACACCAGGTCGGGGCGCCATGCTGGTCGGCCACGATACGCAGTTCGTCGCGCTCGCGTGCCAGTCGTTGCACGGTCAGCAGAAAGTTGGCACCGCGGTTGCCGTATACCCAGCTCGTGCGCAGCACGAGGTGGTTCGCGCCGCTTGCCGCAATGGCCGCTTCGCCAGCCAGCTTGGTGCGGCCGTAGGCATTCTGCGGATTGGTGGGTTCTTCTTCACGATACGGCACGCTGGACGTGCCATCGAAAACGTAGTCGGTGGAATAGTGAACGACGAGTGCGCCGAGACGCTTGGCCTGCTCGGCCATGACGCCGGGCACCACGGCATTGACCTGATACGCCGCCGCCTCTTCCGTTTCCGCCCGATCGACGGCCGTGTAGGCGGCCGGATTGACGATCAGGTCGGGGGCGAAGTCACGAATCGTACGCACGACGCTATCGGTGTCGAGCAGGTCCATCTCGCTACGCGCAGGTGCGTAGACATCGCCCATGCCTTGCAGGCAACGCGCCAATTCCCAGCCTACTTGTCCGGTGGCGCCTGTCAGCAGGATACGTCTCGTCATGGTGCGACTCCCTTGTCTCGGATCGGATCGGTGAAACAGGGGAGCCTACCGCGATTACCTTCAGGTTTCCAGCCCCAGCTCCTGAATCTTGCGGGTAATAGTGTTGCGGCCGATGCCCAGACGGCTTGCCGCCTCGACTTTTCGACCCCGCGTGAAGTCGAGTGCCTCATTGATCAGAGCCGTCTCGAAACGACGCGTCAACTGGTCCATGACATCCGGCGATGCCGAGCGCAGCAACCTCGCCACCTCGCGCCGCAAAATCGGTTCCCAGCTATCCGCCCCCGCCGCATCACCCGCTGTCGATGCGCCATTCGCACCGTTCTGCGGGACAGCAGCCCCCGCGCCACCGGACATGCCGTTGGCGCCCGCGTATCCGGCACCCGCTGCACCCGCCACACCACCGACCGGCGAACTGACCGCAGCGTTTGCAGGCGCCGCTACCGCCGCCGCGTAAGCCGGTGCGGGCGCACCCGAGCCGGTGATGGAAGTTGGTGCCAGCGTCTGAAATTCCGGGGGCAGATCCTTGATTTCGACGGTTTGTGCCGGCGCCATCACCGTGAGCCAGTTGCTCAGGTTCTCCAACTGCCGCACGTTGCCCGGGAACGGGAAGCGCGTCAGATGGTTGAGCGCGCCCTCGCTGATGCGCTTGGTCTCGACGCCGAGATCGCGTGCACTCTTTTGCAGGAAGTGACGCACCAGCAGCGGAATGTCTTCGTTGCGCTCACGCAGCGACGGCAGGCGCAGGCGAATGACGTTGAGGCGGTGGTACAAATCCTCACGGAACAGGCCCTGCCGCACACGATCTTCCAGATTCTGGTGAGTCGCGGCAATCACGCGCACGTTCGCCTTGATCGGGCTGTGCCCGCCCACGCGGTAATAGTTGCCGTCCGAGAGCACACGCAGCAGACGCGTTTGCAGATCGAGCGGCATGTCGCCGATTTCATCGAGAAACAGCGTGCCGTTCTCGGCCTGTTCGAAGCGCCCGCGCCGGGTGGCTTGTGCACCGGTGAACGCGCCACGCTCGTGACCGAACAGCTCGGACTCCAGAAGATCTTTCGGAATCGCCGCCGTATTGAGCGCGATGAACGGCCCCGCAGCGCGCGGCGAATGCCGGTGCAGCGCGCGGGCAACGAGTTCCTTGCCCGAGCCCGATTCACCAGTAATGAGCACCGTCGCACTCGAATGCGACAAGCGGCCGATGGCGCGGAACACGTCCTGCATCGCGCTCGCCTGCCCAAGAATCTCGGGCTCTTCGGTGATGCGCTCGTCGTCGGTCGCTTCGCGCAGGCTTTCTTCCACGGCCCGCAGAATCAGTTCGACCGCACGATCCACGTCAAAGGGCTTGGCGAGGTATTCGAACGCCCCGCCCTGAAACGCGGCAACGGCGCTGTCGAGATCCGAGAACGCCGTCATGATGATGACCGGCAGGCCGGGGTGGCGTTGTTTCGCCATTTGCAAAAGCTCGAGCCCGGAACCGCCCGCCATGCGGATGTCCGAGACCAGCACTTGCGGCGAGTCGTGTTCGAGGGCAGCGCTGGCTTCGCGCGGGCCGGTAAAGCTGCGCACCGGCAAGTTGGCGCGTGTCAGCGCCTTCTCAAGCACCCATCGAATCGATTGGTCGTCGTCTACTATCCAGATCGGCTTCATTGTTCACCGTGTAACGTCTATGCCCGGCCGCAGGTGTACGGCCGACGGCGTGAGGGCCGCATCAGCCCAGGGGCAGCAGGATTCGGAAATCCGTCCGTCCGGGCCGGCTTTCGCATTCGATCAGACCGTCGTGACGCTGTACGAACGACTGCGCCAGTGTGAGTCCCAGACCGCTTCCCCCTTCGCGCCCGGAGACGAGCGGATAGAAGATGCGGTCACGAATGTCAGCGGGAATACCAGGCCCGTTGTCGATGACATGCAATTCCAATGCCAGCTTGTGCAAACGTTTGGCAATCGTGATCTTTCTTGCCACGCGCGTGCGTAAAACGATGCGTGCGTCGCCACGTGCAATCTGCTCGCGCAACGCCTCGGCCCCGTTGCGCACAATGTTCAGAAGCGCCTGAATCAGTTGCTCCTTGTCGCCGCGAAAGTCCGGCAGGCTCACGTCGTAATCGCGCTCGATCGACAGCCCCTGCGGAAATTCGGCCAGCACCACCGAGCGCACGCGCTCGCACACTTCGTGAATGTTCACGTCGGTGGCGATATACGGATGGCGATGCGGCTCAAGCAGCCGGTCGACCAGCGTTTGCAGCCGGTCGGACTCCTTGATGATGACCTGCGTGTACTCACGCAATTCGCGCTGATCCAACTCGAACTCCAGCAACTGCGCCGCACCACGAATGCCGCCGAGCGGATTCTTGATCTCGTGCGCCAGGTTGCGGATGAGCTGCTT belongs to Pandoraea norimbergensis and includes:
- a CDS encoding pentapeptide repeat-containing protein, yielding MVLFSNASAPTQRYPSVRPSECMPAEGAVSYHDLEQRSAAPPEALRRLILCADKDERRTIGQQVAWLVHVLGPDAGTSTRHAASDRSDRHAEPALTGRASQAALPFDEQALARAWRLRFAHLSPDGNVTGALRALKQWCCESQAQAQASTHAAAATAATRPTQWHWVALADADGFDVSRCRHTPVREWPAAVMGVALTMTDLRNANLPDLSVPMADLRGVQAAGAQLSHGCFDGVQWGGASLNGATLDRTRNVGADFEGADLREATFRAADLSGARLSKVRAQGADFRFAALTGADFSDAGCDAVAFAHNRLDDASLQRTQLRRASFYDCHATGIRLTGASAAKSQWDEVTMARGCVAGADLRRAAFRHCELTRLNAREAKLDGVLFFACDLRDAHFGGASLNDLRVGPGCQLGGTQWQGARIRLDADWLRALSPGALDEVVQSWMTLPFDQPALRADVFGQVLRALAGRSGVMPSWIGEASPSVPSLARLRIDVQHSEWLGRLLAAEPALGGVGELDGFAHLRAQWLTRAIDDLTATPLNRVHAAWVLPALLQALLAHCLTHPPEAVWPFAGAVCQTLYWAQAGVGGVADAETQALRKAWHDALPAHLHSALSVDGTDAFGPKSFVLISADGRVGMRVPQQLLAVGLEGDARDGEPAAQTASTVSNTAHATASEPVVRGASTGWQWLGVRVATCENGADGVADMGNVDGPYAPGDMSQLHTLIRDFGCFRDIWPTERTLSAFVRLLGRWLGDAGGDAANAILHSDTVPGAPLPSVALSTSDRVDALVGNAARPDSERLRPLAHLDIDDVFRAVTLTPPQTEVAGTSSRQAIQATQRTRLLAVAAGLTWLAVQPECQATRHAGAHEPPESARLAKKMPEQTADLLKHYALAAFNDAMSHERVWRELPQSWGLRANLADPACDVETLAGALAGWLASPAIQGTAGLSGLLAQTLPWFWLARLPLTPADTAALLATSQSANTTGMTPISPDNAL
- the rfbD gene encoding dTDP-4-dehydrorhamnose reductase, yielding MTRRILLTGATGQVGWELARCLQGMGDVYAPARSEMDLLDTDSVVRTIRDFAPDLIVNPAAYTAVDRAETEEAAAYQVNAVVPGVMAEQAKRLGALVVHYSTDYVFDGTSSVPYREEEPTNPQNAYGRTKLAGEAAIAASGANHLVLRTSWVYGNRGANFLLTVQRLARERDELRIVADQHGAPTWCRTIAELTAQTLAQGSNEQGFDADFWHERSGVYHLTAAGQTTWHGFTEAILDLSAAEKRPNVVPIPTSAYPLPAKRPAYSVLDNDKLARTFGVRAPDWRDALNLCLG
- the ntrC gene encoding nitrogen regulation protein NR(I), whose translation is MKPIWIVDDDQSIRWVLEKALTRANLPVRSFTGPREASAALEHDSPQVLVSDIRMAGGSGLELLQMAKQRHPGLPVIIMTAFSDLDSAVAAFQGGAFEYLAKPFDVDRAVELILRAVEESLREATDDERITEEPEILGQASAMQDVFRAIGRLSHSSATVLITGESGSGKELVARALHRHSPRAAGPFIALNTAAIPKDLLESELFGHERGAFTGAQATRRGRFEQAENGTLFLDEIGDMPLDLQTRLLRVLSDGNYYRVGGHSPIKANVRVIAATHQNLEDRVRQGLFREDLYHRLNVIRLRLPSLRERNEDIPLLVRHFLQKSARDLGVETKRISEGALNHLTRFPFPGNVRQLENLSNWLTVMAPAQTVEIKDLPPEFQTLAPTSITGSGAPAPAYAAAVAAPANAAVSSPVGGVAGAAGAGYAGANGMSGGAGAAVPQNGANGASTAGDAAGADSWEPILRREVARLLRSASPDVMDQLTRRFETALINEALDFTRGRKVEAASRLGIGRNTITRKIQELGLET
- the glnL gene encoding nitrogen regulation protein NR(II), whose product is MVSADASAEPLLAQSDDPSAVKLAATGILPGLEALPTVLLVLEKHTLRVVFANPAAEALLALSRRSLSQMTWNDVFTNGDVLASTMVELIANHFQTTRLDLVLERTAQEPLHTHAIVAAPEAAPDFVIVELIENEQKLKNEREERIIDQALMNKQLIRNLAHEIKNPLGGIRGAAQLLEFELDQRELREYTQVIIKESDRLQTLVDRLLEPHRHPYIATDVNIHEVCERVRSVVLAEFPQGLSIERDYDVSLPDFRGDKEQLIQALLNIVRNGAEALREQIARGDARIVLRTRVARKITIAKRLHKLALELHVIDNGPGIPADIRDRIFYPLVSGREGGSGLGLTLAQSFVQRHDGLIECESRPGRTDFRILLPLG